The following is a genomic window from Phaseolus vulgaris cultivar G19833 chromosome 6, P. vulgaris v2.0, whole genome shotgun sequence.
tatggTGTCTTCATAAATGCCAGATCTAGTGAATCTAATCTTTGAGAAAGTGTGTTTCAACTATGCAACGTGCCTAATTAGTCTCAAAAGTTTTTGTTTCTCACCTTCTTTACTTTGCTAATCATAATGAAAGTTTAAATCTTTTTCTTACCAGTTTCCTCTTATTGTGTTAAAAATGACGTTTTTTtggaatatgaaaaaaattactttaactaaaaggaaaaagaaatcACATGTTTAGAAAAGAAGGTATGATTGAATAATGGAAACGAAGGTAGCTTTGATCATCTATGTCAGATAGTAGTTTAGTTTCGTCGGGAGTGGGAATTGCAGGAGCCACTAGCTCAGGTTGACACTTACGCATTGTAAATGACAGAGAGGGAGATGGTGAAGCCATGTTTTCGATCTGAGGATGTTGTTGCTCACTTTGGGAAGAACAAAAGGGTTATTGTAATgtgtttaatttgaataagTCAGTGTTTGAGTTTGGTCAAACTTTTTCTGTCCACATTTATCCAAgatttatgtaaaaattaaCATGACTATAACTGTATATTGGTGATTCAGTGGTGCATGTGGAAGCTATCACACTAGATTTTATGAAGGGCTTGATTTTTATGatcattagaaaaataaattttgtatttgtaaaagaaaaaaaaagataaaaagtaaaaataataaatataaaatgggtataaaaaaattattattatcgaAATGATTAGCGTTTATTTGATAATTGTGTACACTTAcaatcaaataaatattaatattttaatatataaaaattcataacttttattaattttgaaaaaattataactttttttacgTGTATTTTAaaggatttttttattttttatttattgttttctgttataaatattaatactgTTGTACTCTCGTAAGTCTATCAACATATATGGTCCTTCCATCATAACTTTCTGATGTGACTTACACAATTTTCATGGCTAAAACTTAAAAGTTGTAATAAATTTCTAGATGATGTTGATTGTATTTAAGTTGAGCATTTATATCtcataaaacaattattttcacaattaattatatattaatattttagtcatatatttttattatttaaaattaatttattattattattatttaaaaaatcattaaataaaaactaaatttgaaaataaaatattattattaatcgtGTCCACTTACCATCCCATAAATAGGTGTATGGGACTAACATTTGTGTACCCATAGCCTTAGCCATGAACTGGCTTCTGTTTTGATGCAGGTATGGCGTAAGGGGTGTTTACGAGGAAGTTTTATCGTTATGCTAAAAGGAATTGGTGTGCTGGGGGAGAGTAATTAATACCCAAAGTGGCCAAAGAGTTAGGTGACGGTGGATCGGTGCTTTATGGCACAGTGGTATGTTTAAAGTGGGGTTTTTGGGATGTTGCAAAAGTAGCCATCTGGACATGCTGCTGGATTCTTTTAGCACGTAGGCGGTAGTTCAATCTAAGATACAAACGGTGCAAGAAAGTTTGAACAATTGCCTTTGTTGTCTTTtctcaaagtttttttttattgggtaTCTTagttcttttactttttttcttattcaatgttttaaaaaaatgtattgcacccatactttaaaaaaatacttaaattatctttgactttttattgaatttttttttttaattttttgatatttttattgaacattttttctttaattttagaaTGTGAAGTGAAGAGATTTCTCAAATTATAGAAATTGaaagttaaaatttgtgtttagaATTGATTGCATAAttcaaaatgtaaatttatatttcatattataaaatttaaaattgataattttaaaaaatttggtcATAAAAATGTTTGTAATTGTTTGTAATAAGATTGGAGTATCCCTAAATAGtctcatttattatatttttgttattactGATGAGTGATGAAAACAATTTGTATTGTATTTCCATAACAAGCTAATTTTTCTTAGCCTTTCAACCATACTTAAGACATGATTAAGCTAGAAATTTATTGTTTCATAAATTATTAGCAAACTATAAGGTAGCCATGATAAAAGTAGGACTCCTTATGGTAGTATGGTTTTGATTCCCAAACATGTTTTCCAACTCTTTTGCAAATCTATTCATAGCTTTAGCAGGCAACCAAATTGGTAAGACTATGCCTTCTTCTCCTTTTGCATTCTTATGCAACATTTGACAGGTTCCTCCAAGAAAGCTTCCAATCCCAGCTTGGGCCACTCCACCGTACACAGCCTCACCCCATCCAAAATTCACTTCTCTAAACCTCCCACGTGTCAAATCCGAAATAAGACAAGACCTTACGGTTGTAAACATGCATCGGTCCTTAATCACCATCAGATCTGCCACTGAATGCATGTACTCTTCTGTCACCACACCTTTCACTTTCTTTATTAACTCCACTGCATACCCAAATGGATTTTCACAAAGCTTCCCTGCAGTGGTAACTGCTGCAGGGAATGCAATAGCATTTCCATAGTAACCAACAGGTAAAGGAGGATTGAATCTTGCACGACCATTCACTATCACGATCATTCGAACCTCCTTATCTGCCTCTATCTGCAATGCTTTTGTACGACAACGCCAGAAGCATGCTGTGATGATGTCAAACGTGGTGCAGTGTTGAAGGTGGGTTGGAACCAAGAGACGAATAGCAGCTATTTGGGAAGGTCCAAAGAAGAACGATCGTTGAACCATGTTTTCGGTTGATGTGATGGTGTCTGGGACATGTTCGTATTCGCGATGGTTGCATGTAATACGAGGTGGATGTCTTGCCATCAGGAGTTCCCTACACCACACAGGTGGAATGGAAGGTTTGGTTGAACCACGAGCCATTTTAGCCCATGTGTTCATGAACTGTGAAATACCAGTTCCATCACACATGGTGTGGTTAATGGAGAAGGCCAAAATGAACCCACCACACTTAAGACGTGTCACCTGTCATGTCATCACCAGTTCATATCCAACATCAACAATTATGGACAAAGAGATAATTATGAAGAACTCAATTCAAAAATCCATGAAATTTTGATTACTATGgtgctattttttttatttttttttactaaacaGGGATCGCTTTGTGACAATACGTATATTAAACTCGTgtcaattgattttttttcaaaaccaaattattttaaatgtttttgtttttaaataaatatgtatattattaattatttaattactgttgaaaaattaattaaaattaagtcaTAAgatgtaatatttgaaattaatttaataaataatttttttatatttatatatttgattgaaaaatataatatataatttatgtaaatataatattaatatataatataatattgaagtagtattattttttggttaatttaattagttgaataaaataaatgaaagcataaataaataagtgaagaaaatgaaaaaaaaattaataataaaaagttaggattgaattttattatgaaaCTTATATGAGTACAATTGTTTCCTTAAGTTTTACAATatcaacattttatttatttattagaaatTTCCAATTTCATTAcgaatattattatttacataaattatatattagtcttttttaaatcaaatatataaacataaaaaaaatatttaaaaaattatttttaaatataatatatattactttcaattttaattaatttcaactataattaaataattaataatatatttatttattttaaaacaaaaatattaaaaaaaatgttttaaaaaaaataattgaagttGTACTAAGTTATGAGGACATTAAGTTGACACGGACAAAATCATGTGAAATTATTACGATTTGATATAAAAGTTGTGTCACATCATGACGAGTGATCCAATctgtaatttatttaaaaataatccttatttaataaaaaaagttagcTTCATGGCGGTAAAAAATCTCTATTCACGTTAGTTTAATTCTGAaaactttgttttaaaaatGGGCTCATATAAGtcataaaatcaataaaaaatggaTCAGAAAACTGAAAATTTAGTTATATGAATAAAGTGTATTGAACCTGTACGAGTAGAAGGGGAGTGTTGGTAATTTGTTGTGAGCCAGGAACATGGTATAGCAGTTCATGGAAGCATGGGAATGGA
Proteins encoded in this region:
- the LOC137831761 gene encoding benzyl alcohol O-benzoyltransferase-like — translated: MASSLSSSSSSSLKFTVRRCEPQLVAPAIPTPHELKLLSDIDDQEALRFHSPAIQIYGKQASMAEKDPVEVIRKALSQTLVFYYPLAGRVREGPHRKLMVECTGEGAMFIEADADVTLHEFGDSLQPPFPCFHELLYHVPGSQQITNTPLLLVQVTRLKCGGFILAFSINHTMCDGTGISQFMNTWAKMARGSTKPSIPPVWCRELLMARHPPRITCNHREYEHVPDTITSTENMVQRSFFFGPSQIAAIRLLVPTHLQHCTTFDIITACFWRCRTKALQIEADKEVRMIVIVNGRARFNPPLPVGYYGNAIAFPAAVTTAGKLCENPFGYAVELIKKVKGVVTEEYMHSVADLMVIKDRCMFTTVRSCLISDLTRGRFREVNFGWGEAVYGGVAQAGIGSFLGGTCQMLHKNAKGEEGIVLPIWLPAKAMNRFAKELENMFGNQNHTTIRSPTFIMATL